The stretch of DNA TACCAAACACCGCATCTTTCTTGATCCCCAGAATCAGTTCGATCGCATCCTTGCCGCTGATCATGCGCTGCACCGTCACGCCTTCGATGCCGGCCTGCGGCCGCAGCCGCCTGGCATTGGCTATGATGCGTTCGAAGGCCGTCCGCACCATGCCGGCATCCGCCAGATCGAGTTGCACGCCGCCGACATCGCTCTTGTGCGTGATGTCCGCGGAGTGAATCTTCAAGACCACCGGGTATCCAAGCCGCCCCGCGATCCGCACCGCCGCATCAGCCGTCGTCGCAAGAAACGGTAGCGTTGCGGATATGCCATAGGCCTCGATCAGTTCTTTGGATACTGACTCGCTGAGGATGGCACCGCCCTGAAAATTCCTGGTGACATATTGCTCCCGTAACGTCTGCCGGTCGAGCGTAAACTCTACCGGCAAATCCTCCGGCGTTTCATAGAGCCGTTCCAGGTTGCGCGCGTAAGCCACCATGGTCATAAACGCTCCGACCGCCTGTTCCGGCGTCTTGTATGCGGCCACGCCCTTGTCGATCAGGATTTGCAGTCCCTCGCGCATTGATTGCCCGCCTAGAAACGCAGCCAGAATCGGCTTGGCGGTTGTCTCCGCGAGTTTGCCGATCACCTTGGCCGCGGCCGAAGGGTTGGTCATCGCCTGCGGAGTCAGGATCACCAGCACGGCGTCGACGCCGGCGTCATCGAGCACGATCTGCATCGCCTTCTCGATCCGCTTGGAATTGGCATCACCCAGTACGTCAACCGGATTACGATGCGACCAGAACGCCGGAAGATTCTCGTCCAGTTTCGCCATTGTCGCTGCAGACAGCTGCGCCAACTCGCCGTTGGCGGCAATCAACGCGTCGGTCGCCATTACCCCCGGTCCGCCGGCGTTTGTGATGATTCCCAACTGCGGCCCGCGCGGAATCTTGCCGCGGCCGATCAGCTCGGCGCAGTCGAAAATCTCCCCCATGTCGTAAACTCGCGTCAGACCGATGCGCTGGAAGGCCGCGTCGTAGACAGCATCTTCCGAGGCCATCGCTCCGGTGTGCGAAGCCGCCACCTGCGCCGACTCGGGAAACCGACCTGCCTTGTACGCAAGGATCGGCTTGCTGCGCGCGAACGCCCGCGCTGCCGTCATGAAGCGGCGCGCGCGATTGATCGATTCGATGTAGAGAATGATGGAACGCGTGTTTTCATCTTCGCCGAAGTAATCGATCAAATCGCCGAAGCCGACATCGACGGTGTTGCCGATCGATACAAAGAAGGAGAATCCAATCTTTCCCTCCATCGCCCAATCGAGCACGGAGGTACAAAGCGCTCCCGATTGCGAGATGAACGCCACATTTCCCGGCTTCGGAATTCCGGCGGCGAAACTGACATTCAGCCGCAGCGACGGCACAATGATCCCCAGGCAATTGGGGCCGATGATCCGCAGTTCCGGAAATCGTCGCGCCTCGACCTTGATCTGCTCTTCGAGCGCCGCGCCTTCGGCACCGGACTCCCTGAATCCCGCCGACATGATGATCATCCCGCGGATTCCCGCCTCGCCGCATTCGCGTACCAAACCCGGCACCTGTTGCGCCGCCGTGCAGATCACCGCCAGATCCGGCTTGTGCGGCAGACTCCGGATATCCGGAAAGCAGTGGATGCCGAGCACGGCCTCGGTCGCCGGATTGACCGGGTAGACGACTCCCGTGAACCCGGCGCCGACCAGATTGCTCAAGACCTTACCGCCGACGGAATTGGGGTTGGTGGTGACGCCGATTAAGGCGAGTCGCTGCGGTTTGAAGATCGAATCTAATCTATGCGGTCCCATACTCTCTCCCTCGCCTCCAAACTCGAACCCGTCACAATTTACACAAATGTCTATCCGCTGCCGGTGCTTTCTTCGGTTGTTTGACTGCGAGGGCTCCGAGAGCTTGCGGGCACACTCTGAAAGGCTTACCTTTGGTCCGGCTCTTCATTGAATCGGAGGACAAGACGCTATGGAAAACCGAGCTGACATGAAATCGAAAAACCAGGTCACTGGCTTGATCGTTTCGATCGTCATCTGCTTTCTGCCGGCCCTGATCGGCGCCCGCTTCGGCCCCGACGAATGGTACTTCCAGTTGCGCAAACCGTCCTGGACGCCGCCCGGCTATCTCTTCGGGCCGGTCTGGACCTTTCTCTACGCCGCCATGGGCGTCGCCGCATGGCTGGTCTGGCGCCAGCACGGCTTCCGAGGCGCCCGGCTCGCCCTCTCTCTTTTCATCGCGCAACTGTTGCTGAACGGAGCCTGGACCTGGATCTTCTTTGGACTGCACGCGCCCGGCGCCGCGTTTTTCGAGATTGCCGTCCTTTGGCTGCTGATTCTCGCCACGCTGATCGCGTTTTGGCGGAAGCAGAAGGTTGCCGGCATCCTTCTGCTCCCCTACTTGATCTGGGTCAGCTTCGCCACAGCACTGACTTATACGATCTGGAAGTTGAACCGCGTCGCCGGCTTATCCTAGCGCAGCGAGCTGCTGGCGCCGCCCTTATGGACGGTCAACTCCCGCAGCAATCCGTCGAGATGATACACCTCGTCGAGCAGGAAGAGGACGTAGCGGATATCCACCGCAATCGTGCGCGTCACATCCGGAATGAAGAGATAGTCTGAGGCCACTCCCTCCCAGTTGCCGTCAAACGCCAATCCGATCATCTCGCCTCGGCCGTTGATCACCGGACTGCCGGAGTTGCCGCCGGTGATGTCGTTGGTCGTCAAGAAATTGACCGGCACATCCTTGATCACCGGATCTGCATAGCGGCTGGGCTTCTTCGCCCGGCCGAACTGACTCAGTTGCTCCGGCACAATAAAGGGATCAACACCGGTTTCCTTGGCCAGGACGCCGCTCAGACTCGTCAGGTAGAAATGCCGCTCGCCGTCGCGTGGCGTATAGCCCTTGACCTCGCCGTAACTGAGCCGCATCGTGCCGTTGGCATCCGGGTACATGCTGCCATTCTTCCACTCGGCATACGCCTGGATCAATTGCGGTGACAACCGTGTCAAGGCGCCGGAAAACTCTTTGTTCTGCCGCAGCCGCTCATCCATTTCGGGACGCAGCGCAATCGCCAGTTGGAAAAACGGATCATCCAGCTTCTCCAAAGTACTCTGGTCGGCCTTCAGCAATTCGAGCCGCGTCGCAACTTCGCCCAGCTTGGTGCGGGTAAAGGCGTCATCAAGATATTTCTCCAACGCTCTGTCCGACATGCCGGCAAAGGCCTTGTCGATCGCCGCGATCCGCTGACCCTCTGGAAGCGCCAGCGCTTTGCGCAGGGCATATTCCATCTTTTCACGGTCCACCTGCGGCACCAGGTTGATCTGCATATCCTCCAGCCACTCCCGGGTCGATGTCGTATCGCGCTCCTGATAGCCGCGTTCGCGCTCCAGATCCGGCTTCTGCCGCTCGATCGACCACTTGTAGAGCCGGCTGGCCACGGCCAGGTACTCCGCCGACCAGTTGAGCCGCGACAAGACAAAATCCTTCTCATCATTCGCGCGCTTGGTCTGGTACAGGCTGTCCAGTTCCGGCAGGACATGTCCATAGCGGTGCTCCAGATCCGGCTTCGTCTTGAGGAACTCCGCCAACTGCCGCTCGTCGTTGCGCTTCTTGTTCAGAATGTCCGCTTTCTTGAACCCCTCCAGCGTACCATAGCTGTTTTTCAAAGTGTTGTTGATACCCGCATCGTCCGAGGCCAGCCGCAGCGCAATTGCCGAGTCGCGGCGCCCGGCCTCGCTCATGATCTGCAGGTTATCCTCCATCACCTTGATCGAGCGTGGATACTCGAACGTCAACTGATTCTCGATATCATAAGAACTGGCGTAGCGCTCGGTGTAGCCCGGGAAACCGAGCGTCATGCAGAAATCCCCTTCCCGAATTCCTGCCGCCGAGACGGGCAGATAAACCGGTGACTGATAGGGCACGTTTTCTTCAGCGTATTCCGCCGCCCG from Candidatus Zixiibacteriota bacterium encodes:
- a CDS encoding acetate--CoA ligase family protein, which produces MGPHRLDSIFKPQRLALIGVTTNPNSVGGKVLSNLVGAGFTGVVYPVNPATEAVLGIHCFPDIRSLPHKPDLAVICTAAQQVPGLVRECGEAGIRGMIIMSAGFRESGAEGAALEEQIKVEARRFPELRIIGPNCLGIIVPSLRLNVSFAAGIPKPGNVAFISQSGALCTSVLDWAMEGKIGFSFFVSIGNTVDVGFGDLIDYFGEDENTRSIILYIESINRARRFMTAARAFARSKPILAYKAGRFPESAQVAASHTGAMASEDAVYDAAFQRIGLTRVYDMGEIFDCAELIGRGKIPRGPQLGIITNAGGPGVMATDALIAANGELAQLSAATMAKLDENLPAFWSHRNPVDVLGDANSKRIEKAMQIVLDDAGVDAVLVILTPQAMTNPSAAAKVIGKLAETTAKPILAAFLGGQSMREGLQILIDKGVAAYKTPEQAVGAFMTMVAYARNLERLYETPEDLPVEFTLDRQTLREQYVTRNFQGGAILSESVSKELIEAYGISATLPFLATTADAAVRIAGRLGYPVVLKIHSADITHKSDVGGVQLDLADAGMVRTAFERIIANARRLRPQAGIEGVTVQRMISGKDAIELILGIKKDAVFGTVMMVGMGGTAAELLQDRALGFPPLNERLARHMLESL
- a CDS encoding tryptophan-rich sensory protein codes for the protein MKSKNQVTGLIVSIVICFLPALIGARFGPDEWYFQLRKPSWTPPGYLFGPVWTFLYAAMGVAAWLVWRQHGFRGARLALSLFIAQLLLNGAWTWIFFGLHAPGAAFFEIAVLWLLILATLIAFWRKQKVAGILLLPYLIWVSFATALTYTIWKLNRVAGLS
- a CDS encoding S46 family peptidase: VQVGATGSFVSPQGLILTNHHVAFDAIQQQSTVEQNYLRDGFYAATLAEEIPAIGYKISVTQSIEDVTTQVLADVKEGISDFERYRVIDLAIKKLVKQCESSDDIKCRVAKMFGGKQYMLYKSLELRDIRIVYVPPYAIGNYGGDIDNWMWPRHTGDFSFLRAYVGPDGRAAEYAEENVPYQSPVYLPVSAAGIREGDFCMTLGFPGYTERYASSYDIENQLTFEYPRSIKVMEDNLQIMSEAGRRDSAIALRLASDDAGINNTLKNSYGTLEGFKKADILNKKRNDERQLAEFLKTKPDLEHRYGHVLPELDSLYQTKRANDEKDFVLSRLNWSAEYLAVASRLYKWSIERQKPDLERERGYQERDTTSTREWLEDMQINLVPQVDREKMEYALRKALALPEGQRIAAIDKAFAGMSDRALEKYLDDAFTRTKLGEVATRLELLKADQSTLEKLDDPFFQLAIALRPEMDERLRQNKEFSGALTRLSPQLIQAYAEWKNGSMYPDANGTMRLSYGEVKGYTPRDGERHFYLTSLSGVLAKETGVDPFIVPEQLSQFGRAKKPSRYADPVIKDVPVNFLTTNDITGGNSGSPVINGRGEMIGLAFDGNWEGVASDYLFIPDVTRTIAVDIRYVLFLLDEVYHLDGLLRELTVHKGGASSSLR